A window from Pseudomonas moraviensis encodes these proteins:
- a CDS encoding CTP synthase — MTRYIFVTGGVVSSLGKGIASASLAAILEARGLKVTMLKLDPYINVDPGTMSPFQHGEVFVTHDGAETDLDLGHYERFIRTTMTQNNNFTTGRVYEHVLRKERRGDYLGATIQVIPHITDEIKRRIIKGAGDADVAMVEIGGTVGDIESQPFLEAIRQLRFEVGAKRAMLMHLTLVPYIATAGETKTKPTQHSVKELRSIGLQPDVLVCRSDHPIDVSSRRKIAQFTNVEERAVIALEDADTIYKIPGILHSQGLDDFVVERFGLQCGSADLSEWDAVVDAKLNPEHEVTIAMVGKYMELLDAYKSLIEAMSHAGISNRTKVNLRYIDSEDIENQGTALLEGVDAILVPGGFGLRGVEGKITAVQYARENKVPYLGICLGMQVAVIEFARNVLGWKDANSTEFDRASGHPVVGLITEWEDATGAVEVRTEASDLGGTMRLGAQDCLLEPGSKVHDCYGKDVIVERHRHRYEVNNNLLPQIIEAGLKISGRSADAALVEVVEAPDHPWFVACQFHPEFTSTPRDGHPLFSGFVKAALAQHQKKA; from the coding sequence ATGACGCGCTACATATTCGTCACGGGCGGTGTTGTTTCTTCATTGGGGAAAGGCATTGCCTCGGCTTCATTGGCGGCTATCCTGGAGGCGCGGGGGCTTAAGGTCACCATGCTGAAGCTGGATCCGTACATCAACGTCGATCCAGGCACCATGAGCCCGTTCCAGCACGGTGAAGTGTTCGTCACCCACGACGGCGCCGAGACCGACCTGGACCTGGGTCACTACGAGCGGTTCATCCGCACGACCATGACCCAGAACAACAACTTCACCACCGGCCGCGTCTACGAGCACGTGCTGCGCAAAGAGCGCCGTGGCGACTACCTGGGTGCAACCATCCAGGTGATCCCGCACATCACCGACGAAATCAAGCGCCGCATCATCAAGGGTGCCGGTGATGCAGACGTGGCGATGGTCGAAATCGGTGGCACCGTCGGTGACATCGAGTCGCAACCGTTCCTCGAAGCCATCCGCCAGCTGCGTTTCGAAGTCGGCGCCAAGCGCGCGATGCTGATGCACCTGACGCTGGTGCCGTACATCGCCACCGCCGGCGAAACCAAGACCAAACCGACCCAGCACTCCGTCAAGGAACTGCGTTCGATCGGTCTGCAGCCAGACGTGCTGGTCTGCCGTTCCGATCACCCGATCGACGTGTCCTCGCGTCGCAAGATCGCGCAGTTCACCAACGTTGAAGAGCGTGCGGTGATCGCGCTGGAAGACGCCGATACCATCTACAAGATCCCGGGCATCCTGCACTCGCAGGGTCTGGACGATTTCGTCGTCGAGCGTTTCGGTCTGCAATGCGGCAGCGCTGACCTGTCCGAATGGGACGCAGTGGTCGATGCCAAGCTGAACCCGGAACACGAAGTGACCATCGCCATGGTCGGCAAGTACATGGAATTGCTCGACGCCTACAAGTCGCTGATCGAAGCGATGAGTCACGCCGGCATCAGCAACCGCACCAAGGTCAACTTGCGCTACATCGATTCCGAAGACATCGAAAACCAGGGCACTGCGCTGCTCGAAGGTGTCGACGCGATTCTGGTGCCGGGCGGCTTCGGTCTGCGTGGCGTGGAAGGCAAGATCACTGCCGTTCAGTACGCTCGCGAAAACAAGGTTCCGTACCTCGGCATCTGCCTCGGCATGCAAGTGGCGGTCATCGAATTCGCTCGTAACGTGCTGGGCTGGAAAGACGCCAACTCCACCGAGTTCGATCGTGCCAGCGGTCATCCGGTTGTCGGCCTGATCACCGAGTGGGAAGACGCCACCGGCGCTGTTGAAGTGCGTACCGAAGCGTCCGATCTGGGCGGCACCATGCGCCTCGGCGCGCAGGATTGCCTGCTCGAGCCGGGCTCCAAAGTGCACGATTGCTACGGCAAGGATGTGATCGTCGAGCGTCACCGTCACCGTTACGAAGTGAACAACAACCTGCTGCCGCAGATCATCGAAGCCGGCCTGAAAATCTCCGGTCGCTCCGCCGATGCTGCGCTGGTCGAAGTGGTTGAAGCGCCGGATCATCCATGGTTCGTCGCCTGCCAGTTCCACCCTGAGTTCACCTCGACCCCACGCGACGGCCACCCGCTGTTCAGCGGTTTCGTCAAAGCCGCGTTGGCTCAACACCAGAAGAAGGCGTAA
- the kdsA gene encoding 3-deoxy-8-phosphooctulonate synthase: MAQKIIRVGDIEIANDKPMVLFGGMNVLESRDMAMQVCEEYVKVTEKLGIPYVFKASFDKANRSSVTSYRGPGLEEGMRIFQDIKQAFGVPIITDVHEPDQAAVVAEVCDIIQLPAFLSRQTDLVVAMARTNAVINIKKAQFLAPQEMKHILNKCVEAGNDQLILCERGSSFGYNNLVVDMLGFGIMKQFEYPVFFDVTHALQMPGGRADSAGGRRAQVLDLAKAGMSQSLAGLFLEAHPDPDNAKCDGPCALRLDKLEPFLAQLKALDELVKSFPTVETA, from the coding sequence ATGGCACAGAAGATTATCCGCGTCGGCGACATCGAGATTGCCAACGACAAGCCGATGGTCCTGTTCGGCGGCATGAACGTGCTGGAAAGCCGTGACATGGCCATGCAGGTTTGCGAAGAGTACGTAAAGGTCACCGAAAAACTGGGTATCCCTTACGTGTTCAAGGCCAGCTTCGACAAGGCCAACCGGTCTTCTGTGACCTCCTATCGCGGTCCTGGCCTGGAAGAGGGCATGCGCATCTTCCAGGACATCAAACAGGCCTTCGGCGTGCCGATCATCACCGACGTCCACGAGCCGGATCAGGCCGCGGTCGTCGCTGAAGTCTGCGACATCATTCAGTTGCCGGCCTTCCTGTCGCGCCAGACCGATCTGGTTGTCGCGATGGCCAGGACCAACGCCGTGATCAACATCAAGAAAGCCCAGTTTCTCGCGCCTCAGGAAATGAAACACATCCTGAACAAGTGCGTCGAAGCCGGTAACGATCAGTTGATCCTCTGCGAGCGCGGTTCGAGCTTCGGCTACAACAATCTCGTGGTCGACATGCTCGGCTTCGGCATCATGAAGCAGTTCGAATACCCGGTCTTCTTCGACGTGACCCACGCGCTGCAAATGCCTGGTGGTCGTGCCGACTCCGCCGGCGGTCGTCGTGCCCAGGTCCTGGACCTGGCCAAGGCCGGCATGAGCCAGTCGCTGGCGGGTCTGTTCCTCGAAGCGCACCCGGATCCGGACAACGCCAAATGCGACGGCCCTTGCGCCTTGCGTCTGGACAAACTGGAGCCATTCCTGGCCCAGCTCAAAGCTCTGGACGAACTGGTGAAGAGTTTTCCGACGGTAGAAACCGCGTAA